From the Lolium rigidum isolate FL_2022 chromosome 2, APGP_CSIRO_Lrig_0.1, whole genome shotgun sequence genome, one window contains:
- the LOC124689140 gene encoding uncharacterized protein LOC124689140, whose protein sequence is MDRRARAAPRREEERPSHGRFLRPGALARLRDSRIVARSLRSSAAAARLSLPSAPPSPAPAEPQQRQDAVPHFLAGSTRGMCGVGRYPLRRRMAAARCVVFLPPPPSPEAFWEPSSDLIF, encoded by the coding sequence ATGGaccgccgcgcccgcgccgccccgcgcaGAGAGGAGGAGCGCCCGAGCCACGGCCGGTTCCTCCGCCCCGGCGCGCTCGCGCGGCTGCGGGACTCCAGGATCGTCGCCCGCTCCCTCcgttcgtcggcggcggcggcgcgcctctCGCTCCCGTCCGCCCCTCCGTCCCCCGCGCCGGCGGAGCCGCAGCAGCGGCAAGACGCCGTGCCGCACTTCCTGGCGGGGTCCACGAGGGGCATGTGCGGCGTGGGGCGGTACCCGCTCAGGCGGAGGATGGCCGCGGCCAGGTGCGTCGtgttcctgccgccgccgccgtcgccggaggcGTTCTGGGAACCGTCGTCGGATCTCATCTTCTGA